The following coding sequences lie in one Aspergillus luchuensis IFO 4308 DNA, chromosome 8, nearly complete sequence genomic window:
- a CDS encoding gamma-glutamylcyclotransferase family protein (COG:S;~EggNog:ENOG410PYUA;~InterPro:IPR009288,IPR013024;~PFAM:PF06094): protein MDLLAKLEILAVTVSNEDNGIILETASNNQYYNHTSHPLTTLHPKDKNSTFLVKLEGPLSTPVQVQVLSKSLTIPILREGVGETSTANFCLISGAMKLNILSALAGSTFSATFVRINLSPKDLSANSIAPCLGSEIDPILPQKRATDADEVFLPKQGEYPVWYFFHGNLAVPETLTESLGLDESPTYQKAVVKGGILRTWGGGKYKALVDGDASARVEGWAYEVGSEEDEEMLRYYETDCYEVVRCDICMVDVGEVIKGLVFRFVGDVD, encoded by the coding sequence ATGGACCTCCTAGCCAAGCTCGAGATACTAGCTGTTACAGTTAGCAACGAAGACAACGGCATCATCCTCGAAACTGCCTCGAATAACCAGTACTACAACCacacatcccatcccctcaccaccctgcaCCCTAAGGACAAGAACTCGACCTTCCTCGTTAAGCTCGAAGGACCTCTAAGCACTCCCGTTCAAGTCCAAGTGCTATCCAAGTCTCTCACAATCCCCATCCTTAGAGAAGGAGTAGGCGAAACCTCCACTGCCAACTTCTGCCTCATTTCCGGCGCCATGAAGCTCAATATCCTTTCAGCTCTCGCAGGCAGCACCTTCTCCGCAACATTTGTCCGAATCAATCTCTCCCCTAAAGATCTCTCTGCAAATAGCATCGCACCTTGTCTGGGTAGTGAGATCGACCCTATTCTTCCGCAGAAGCGAGCTaccgatgccgatgaggtGTTTCTTCCGAAGCAGGGCGAGTACCCCGTGTGGTATTTCTTTCATGGGAATCTGGCTGTGCCGGAGACTCTAACTGAAAGTCTGGGGTTGGATGAGAGCCCGACGTATCAGAAGGCAGTGGTCAAGGGAGGTATTTTGAGGACCTGGGGAGGGGGCAAGTATAAGGCTTTggttgatggagatgcgTCGGCGAGGGTAGAGGGGTGGGCGTATGAGGTGGGAtctgaggaggatgaggagatgctgAGGTATTATGAGACGGATTGCTATGAGGTGGTGAGGTGTGATATTTGTATGGTGGATGTTGGAGAGGTTATTAAGGGGCTGGTATTTAGGTTTGTGGGGGATGTTGATTAG